In Asanoa sp. WMMD1127, one genomic interval encodes:
- a CDS encoding GPP34 family phosphoprotein, which yields MITLTLADELALLAHDDEGVNRMASPGFGYALGGALLIELALAGRVVVDDGRVRIADPTPTGAPLVDTALARIAGDQKRRKPKEWVTNLAKGLPERVLAGLVEAGLVSRTTDKVLWVFKTTRYPSPGGLEPSVETELRGRLDRAIRSTGPVEPRTAALLSLVRATNFERRTFPDVPKDQVEARLKEIDQADWAATAVKKAIEEMHAAIMVAVIVPATTAGSS from the coding sequence ATGATCACGCTCACCCTCGCCGACGAGCTCGCCCTCCTCGCCCACGACGACGAAGGCGTCAACCGCATGGCCAGCCCGGGCTTCGGGTACGCGCTGGGCGGCGCGCTGCTGATCGAGCTGGCGCTGGCCGGCCGCGTGGTGGTCGATGACGGCCGGGTCCGGATCGCCGACCCGACTCCGACCGGCGCTCCCCTCGTCGACACGGCCCTGGCCCGCATCGCCGGTGACCAGAAGCGGCGCAAGCCCAAGGAGTGGGTGACCAACCTGGCCAAGGGCCTGCCTGAGCGGGTGCTCGCCGGCCTGGTCGAGGCGGGCCTGGTCAGCCGCACGACCGACAAGGTGCTGTGGGTCTTCAAGACCACCCGCTACCCGTCGCCCGGCGGCCTGGAGCCATCCGTCGAAACCGAGCTGCGCGGCCGCCTCGACCGGGCGATCAGGTCCACCGGGCCGGTCGAGCCCCGGACGGCGGCGCTGCTGTCTCTCGTGCGCGCGACCAACTTCGAGCGCCGCACCTTCCCGGACGTGCCGAAGGACCAGGTCGAAGCCCGACTCAAGGAAATCGACCAGGCGGACTGGGCGGCCACGGCGGTGAAGAAGGCCATCGAGGAGATGCACGCCGCGATCATGGTGGCGGTGATCGTCCCGGCGACCACCGCCGGCAGCTCCTGA
- a CDS encoding hemolysin family protein, translated as MDDVLLTTILPLVGFVLLTGANAFFVAAEFGLVTVDRAEIDRRATGGDKRAGTVRKALHELSFQLSGAQLGITIAALLTGYLAEPALAKLFRPLIEPLAGDSTRTVTTFLALALATLLSMLFGELVPKNAALARPMSAVLGTVVPLRVFSATCRWLIAALNASANWVVRRLGVEPQEELASARSPEELGLLAAISARAGALPTDTAMLLQRTIRFGDKRAAEAMTPRVDVVALRGTASVAALLEAARETGRTRFPVYEDTLDLVTGVAAVPDALGVPPARRATTTVAAVAREPVYVPESLDLDGVLAALRTADADLAIVVDEYGGTDGVVTIEDLVEELVGEIADEFDVEAVEETGAVELTVPGGERTFLVDGMLRADELAELTDFRLPDGPYETLAGFLMARLGHIPVAGETIHDAGWEFTVVEVERHRIEQVRVVSPEAEHA; from the coding sequence ATCGACGACGTCCTGCTCACCACGATCCTTCCGCTGGTCGGGTTCGTACTCCTGACCGGCGCCAACGCGTTCTTCGTCGCCGCCGAGTTCGGCCTCGTCACCGTCGACCGCGCCGAGATCGACCGGCGGGCCACCGGCGGTGACAAGCGGGCCGGCACGGTGCGTAAGGCTTTGCACGAGCTGTCGTTCCAGCTCTCCGGCGCCCAGCTCGGCATCACCATCGCCGCGCTGCTGACCGGCTACCTGGCCGAGCCGGCGCTGGCCAAGCTGTTCCGGCCGCTGATCGAGCCGCTGGCCGGCGACTCGACCCGCACGGTCACCACGTTCCTCGCGCTGGCCCTGGCCACCCTGCTGTCCATGCTGTTCGGCGAGCTCGTGCCCAAGAACGCGGCGCTGGCCCGGCCGATGTCCGCCGTGCTCGGCACGGTGGTGCCGTTGCGGGTGTTCTCGGCGACCTGCCGTTGGCTGATCGCGGCGCTCAACGCCTCGGCCAACTGGGTGGTCCGGCGCCTCGGGGTCGAGCCGCAGGAGGAGCTGGCCAGCGCCCGGTCGCCCGAGGAGCTGGGGTTGCTCGCCGCCATCTCCGCGCGGGCCGGCGCCTTGCCCACCGACACCGCGATGCTGCTGCAGCGGACGATCCGGTTCGGCGACAAGCGTGCGGCGGAGGCGATGACGCCGCGGGTCGACGTGGTCGCGCTGCGCGGCACGGCCAGCGTGGCCGCGCTGCTCGAGGCGGCGCGCGAGACCGGGCGCACCCGTTTCCCGGTGTACGAGGACACCCTCGACCTCGTGACCGGCGTGGCGGCGGTGCCGGACGCGCTCGGCGTACCCCCGGCCCGGCGGGCGACGACGACGGTGGCCGCAGTGGCCCGCGAGCCGGTCTACGTGCCCGAGAGTCTCGATCTCGACGGCGTCCTCGCCGCGCTGCGCACCGCGGACGCCGACCTCGCGATCGTCGTCGACGAGTACGGCGGCACCGACGGCGTGGTGACCATCGAGGACCTCGTGGAGGAGCTGGTCGGTGAGATCGCCGACGAGTTCGACGTCGAGGCGGTGGAGGAGACCGGCGCCGTCGAGCTGACCGTGCCGGGCGGCGAACGCACCTTCCTCGTCGACGGGATGTTGCGCGCCGACGAGCTGGCCGAGCTGACGGACTTCCGGCTGCCCGACGGGCCCTACGAGACGCTCGCGGGCTTCCTGATGGCCCGCCTCGGGCACATCCCGGTGGCCGGCGAGACGATTCACGACGCGGGT